The Leptotrichia trevisanii DSM 22070 genomic interval CTTGGGCTTACAGTAGGGCAGGAACTGACTCAGGAACAGATAAATAACTTGAATGAGGATATTGTCTGGTATGTAACAAAAAATGTAAATGGAGTTGAAGTCCTTGCTCCACAAGTTTATCTAAGCAGCAAGACTAGGGAAAGCATAAGCGATGACACTAGAAACCGGGTTGGCGGAATAAACGGAACTTATGTCAAGACCAAGGACTTTGTAAATGACGGTACAAAATGGGGTAATGGCGGAGTTACCTATGTTGAAGCGAATACTGTAAGAAATGAGACGACTAACAATCTGCTTTCAGAAATTTCAGGAGACAGAACATTTATAAATTCTGTTGGAAATATTGAAAATATTGGCGGAAGAATTAACGGTGAAGAGGCTGTTGCACTAATTTCTGAAAAGGGAAATGTAATTAACAATACCACTAAAAGAAATGTGGGATATAACAATGGGGAGTATGATAGAACACACCATGAAGAAGTAGCCTCAATTGGTGGAATTACTTCAAAAGGTACAACATTTATCAAAGCTGATAAATATATATCAACTGGAGGAATACTAAAAACAGATCATATTGCACTGGATGTAAACAAAATTGATGAAAGAGCATTGACATTATCAGGAGAAGACAAATTTGGAAGCGGAGAAAGCAATTATTCAAGATATTCTGAAACAACTAACCTCGGAGCTGGAATTATGGCAAACTCAGCAGAAGGAAGAGTTGGGGACATTAATTTAAAAGGCTCATCATTCATAGCAGAAGATACAACGGGGCTTACAGTAACCGGAAATGTCAGAGCGGAATCAGCAGTGAACAGCTATGACACGGAATCAAGACAGAGCAGCAAAGGCTTTATGTCATCCAAAAGCAGTTACAAAAATTCTCATGCGGAAGAAAACTCGGCAAGCAATCTGATGCTTGGAAAGAATGCAGTAATTGCAGGAAATGTTGAGGGCATAGGAAGCAACATTGTTCTTGGAGAAAATACTTTTGTAGGCGGAAAAGTTACAACTGACTCAAGGGAACTGCACAACAGCTACTATGAAAAGAACAGGAGCAAAGGATTTACTGGCGGAATAAGCCACGGCACAATCTCAGCTGGATATGGAAAATCACAAAATACATATGACGCTAAAAGCACTGTAAATGCAAAATCCAATTTACAATTAGGAGATGGAACAGTCCTAAATAACGGTGCAGAAATAACTGCAACAAACTTTGAATACGGAAATATCTCAATAAATAACGGAGAAGTAAAATACGGAGCAAGAATAGATACACAAGATGTAAGAACTACTAGCAAAAGTAGTAATTTTGGTGTGTCAATCGGAATAAACAGTCCGGCATTTTACAGAGCAAAACAAGCAGCAAATGCGGTAAGCCAAACTAGAGGTGGAGATATTGCCGGTGGACTTATGACAGCAGCTAATGCTGTTACCGGAACAGTTTCTGGAATGAGGAATGATATTACTACTAGAGATGGTTTAAGAGCTGCAACGATGGAAGACATAAAAGCCGGAAACTTTAAAACAAATAATGATTTTTATTTATCCGGAAATGCAAATGTAGGAATTAGTAGATCAAGAAGTGAAAGTAATGCACATACTGAAAATGCTGCCGTTACGACATTAAAACCATTAAAACCTGATTCGAGCATAACTTACAATAATGTAAAAAATATTACATATCAGGGAACAAAAGCTGAAGGTGGAACATTTATTTACAATAACGTAGAAAATATTACAAAAGAAGCTGTAGAATTACATAATAGATACAGTTCAAACTCCAGCAGTACCGGAGTTAATTTTGGTGTGTCTGCAGGAGCAGATTTAAGACCTAAAGCAAACGGAATAAGTGGAAGTGTTTCAACAAGTAGAAGTAATCAAAATACAAATGAAACTATTTATCATAATGGAAGCTTTCAAAATGTAAACGAAGTGCATAATAATACTCAAAATATGATAGTAAACGGCTTTAATCAAGAAGGCGGAAAAGTTACAGGAAATATTAATCATATGGAAGTTATTTCAAGACAAAATACTAGTACAACTACCGGAAGTAGTAGAGGTGTAAGTGTAGGATTTGGTTCTAAAGGAATAAATTCAGTTAATGTTAGTGGAAGTCGAACAAATGGAAGTAGAGCCTTTGTAGATAATCAAAGTACATTTATCGTAGGAGAAGGAAGCGATTTACACATTGGAACATTAGATAATATAGCTGGAATTATTGGAAAAGAAGGAAATTCTAAATTAACGGTTGATAAATATACTGGACACGATTTGCAAAATAAAGATGAAATGACTATAAATGGTGCTTCGATAGGAGTTTCTATTGGAAATAATTCATCAAGACTATCAAATATTGGAATAAGTTCTGAAAATAGAGATAAACAAGGAATCACAAGAAATACTGTAATTGGAGATGTTGAAATAGGACAAGCTTCGGGAGATCCGATAAATAGAGATAGAGCAAAAGCAAATGAAATAACAAAAGATACTCATAGCAAAACTAATGTCAATGTAGAAAGTCAAACACTCGATTATTTAGCTAATCCGGAAAAATTCAAGCAAGATTTGGATATAGCAATACTTGAAGGACAAATAACAGCTGACGGAGCTATCAAAAAAATAGAAAATATTGTAAATGGTAGAAAAAATAGTGATATTGGAGATCCTGAAATACGAAAATTTGAGGATATAAAAGATTATTATTTAAGAGCCAAAACAGTTCCTGATATTGATTTATTAGTAAAAGCGGATTTAAGTGATAAAGAAGTTCAGGAACAATTAGGAATAGGTGGCAAATTTAATCCGGATGACCCTAATTTACCTCAAAAAGTAAAAGACAGAATAGCAGACGCAAGAAAAAACCAAGGTAAAGAAATCCCTTATTTTTATGATAAAGTAACAGGGAAAATCTATATAAACGAAAACGCTGATGTGAATACAGTAAAAGCAGGAATTGCAAGGGAATGGGCTATTAGAGAACAACTTGAAGCAGGAAACGGAAAGGAAAATAACGAAGGTAAGCCAAAAGCAACAGTAGCAGGAGAAATAGCCTATAACGAAGTAATGAAAAGGACTAAAGGTCAAGACAATAGTGGTGTATTTAGTGGTCTTGATTATGGACAGTTGGATGAGAATAGTGAGATTACTGCTGATTTTACTTGGAAACATTTAGAAAAAGGTGGAAAAGCTCTTATAAGAATAGGAACTAAATATTTTTCTGGAGACAAAAAAGGGGCAGAAGCTGAATTTAACCAGTTAAAAAAAGATACAACAAGAGTTTTAAAGAGAGATTATGATGACTATAAGGCGGGAGGAGATCGTAGAAAAAAAGTTGTAGCAGAATCAACACAAGCTATTGTAACAGGAGTTAAACATTTTTTACCCAAACCAACAAAATCTAATAAATCATCGGGTAGAGGTAAGGGGAAAGGAAATGGTAAAACTTCTACTCCTCCTAAGAAAAAAACAGATGGGCCAACTTTAGGAGATAGGTTAAGAAAAGCGGGAGAAGGAGGACTAGATATAGTAACAGGTGGTCTTACTGGTGCTGGAGGTGTGGCTTTAATAGGTGCTTCAGAAGGAGTGGATTATGTTACAATTGGAGGCTCAGTTGTACCTTCTTTACCTGTAAAAATTGCTGGTGGAACTGCAGTTGTTGTTGGAGGAAATAAAGCATTTCACGGACTTATGAAAATTGGAGATGCTATATTTGGAAATAAAGAGCAAGTAAACGGACCATCGTTGAATCCTTTAAGAGATACAGTAGGAGCACTTACAAAACACCCTGAACTTTATGATACTTTTGAATTTTTTACGGAAATAGGAGTTGCTTCTATAGCACCTATTACAGTGGGAGGAGTTCCCAAAACCTCTACTAAAAACTCAAATAGTAATTCAACTATATCAGGAAAAAGTAATTCTCAAAATCATAATTGGAACCTAAATGGTAAAAGTGGAGACTATTTAGACAAAACAACAAGAAAAGTAAAAGTTACTCCAAATATCACAGAAACAATAAAAAATTCAAATATAAATGCTTCTAAAAGTACAAACTGGGGATTAGGTAATCTTAATTCTAAAAATATAATGGATACCACAGTTGGAAGTTATTTAAACAATTTGAACAGTAAAGTAAATAATAATAAATCTTATGACCCAACACCAAAACTTGATTACAATAAACCTTTAGATAATTCATTATATAAAGGGGTAAAAAATTCTGAGGGTAATTATACATTAGGTAGAGGTAATGAGTGGAGTTTACCTAAAACTAAAACACCATATGTAGAATTAGGAAACAAAGGGCAAGGATTAGTTTCTGTTCCAAGTTATAATGCTGTAACGAATGATTATAGCAGAAATTATGATATATTTTATCGTTCAATTTCTGAAAAACATTATAAACGTTTATTAAAAAATGGAAATTTACCACCAAGTGGCGAAACTAGCATTGCAGAAAATGCACGATATAGTGAACGGTATGCTGGAATAAATTTAGAATTCAAATTAAAACCTGGAACAGATAAACAATTTGAAAAAATAGGTGTAAGGAATAATGAAGGTGAAAAATTAATAAAAAAATATCCTAATATGAAGGAATCTTTTCCTGGATGGAAAAAATATGGATATATACAATTTAAACAGG includes:
- a CDS encoding hemagglutinin repeat-containing protein; this encodes LGLTVGQELTQEQINNLNEDIVWYVTKNVNGVEVLAPQVYLSSKTRESISDDTRNRVGGINGTYVKTKDFVNDGTKWGNGGVTYVEANTVRNETTNNLLSEISGDRTFINSVGNIENIGGRINGEEAVALISEKGNVINNTTKRNVGYNNGEYDRTHHEEVASIGGITSKGTTFIKADKYISTGGILKTDHIALDVNKIDERALTLSGEDKFGSGESNYSRYSETTNLGAGIMANSAEGRVGDINLKGSSFIAEDTTGLTVTGNVRAESAVNSYDTESRQSSKGFMSSKSSYKNSHAEENSASNLMLGKNAVIAGNVEGIGSNIVLGENTFVGGKVTTDSRELHNSYYEKNRSKGFTGGISHGTISAGYGKSQNTYDAKSTVNAKSNLQLGDGTVLNNGAEITATNFEYGNISINNGEVKYGARIDTQDVRTTSKSSNFGVSIGINSPAFYRAKQAANAVSQTRGGDIAGGLMTAANAVTGTVSGMRNDITTRDGLRAATMEDIKAGNFKTNNDFYLSGNANVGISRSRSESNAHTENAAVTTLKPLKPDSSITYNNVKNITYQGTKAEGGTFIYNNVENITKEAVELHNRYSSNSSSTGVNFGVSAGADLRPKANGISGSVSTSRSNQNTNETIYHNGSFQNVNEVHNNTQNMIVNGFNQEGGKVTGNINHMEVISRQNTSTTTGSSRGVSVGFGSKGINSVNVSGSRTNGSRAFVDNQSTFIVGEGSDLHIGTLDNIAGIIGKEGNSKLTVDKYTGHDLQNKDEMTINGASIGVSIGNNSSRLSNIGISSENRDKQGITRNTVIGDVEIGQASGDPINRDRAKANEITKDTHSKTNVNVESQTLDYLANPEKFKQDLDIAILEGQITADGAIKKIENIVNGRKNSDIGDPEIRKFEDIKDYYLRAKTVPDIDLLVKADLSDKEVQEQLGIGGKFNPDDPNLPQKVKDRIADARKNQGKEIPYFYDKVTGKIYINENADVNTVKAGIAREWAIREQLEAGNGKENNEGKPKATVAGEIAYNEVMKRTKGQDNSGVFSGLDYGQLDENSEITADFTWKHLEKGGKALIRIGTKYFSGDKKGAEAEFNQLKKDTTRVLKRDYDDYKAGGDRRKKVVAESTQAIVTGVKHFLPKPTKSNKSSGRGKGKGNGKTSTPPKKKTDGPTLGDRLRKAGEGGLDIVTGGLTGAGGVALIGASEGVDYVTIGGSVVPSLPVKIAGGTAVVVGGNKAFHGLMKIGDAIFGNKEQVNGPSLNPLRDTVGALTKHPELYDTFEFFTEIGVASIAPITVGGVPKTSTKNSNSNSTISGKSNSQNHNWNLNGKSGDYLDKTTRKVKVTPNITETIKNSNINASKSTNWGLGNLNSKNIMDTTVGSYLNNLNSKVNNNKSYDPTPKLDYNKPLDNSLYKGVKNSEGNYTLGRGNEWSLPKTKTPYVELGNKGQGLVSVPSYNAVTNDYSRNYDIFYRSISEKHYKRLLKNGNLPPSGETSIAENARYSERYAGINLEFKLKPGTDKQFEKIGVRNNEGEKLIKKYPNMKESFPGWKKYGYIQFKQEGNQITRNLGDGKGLDIFNQNIKEINFRKEIIKNGKK